In a genomic window of Piliocolobus tephrosceles isolate RC106 chromosome 1, ASM277652v3, whole genome shotgun sequence:
- the PBXIP1 gene encoding pre-B-cell leukemia transcription factor-interacting protein 1 isoform X4 gives MASCPDSDNSWVLAGSESLPVETLGPASRMDPESERALQAPHSPSKADGEELAGTMDGEGTLFQTESPQSGSILTEEAEVKGTLEDDVCGVESPGPGDTVVQGDLQETTVVTDLGPDTQDLEGQSPPQNLPSTPKAAWIREEGRCSSSEDDTDVDVEGLRRRRGREAGPPQPVAPLAVENQAGGGLSESETGPMEEVELQVLPDTGSDPELLDAVGDRQDGLREQLQSSVPPDHVPSLQNMGLLLDKLAKENQDIRLLQAQLQAQKEELQSLMHQPKGLEEENAQLRGALQQGEAFQRALESELQQLRARLQGLEADCVRGTDGVCLSGGRGPQGDKAIKEQGPREQEPELSFLKQKEQLEAEAQALRQELERQRQLLGSVQQDLERGLKDAGHGDPAHAGLAELGHRLAQKLQSLENWGQDPGVSANASEAWHQKSHFQNSREWSGKEKWWDGQRDRKAEHWNRKKEESGRGRKKNRGGQEDREPVGRWKEGRPRVEEWGSKKEGKRQGLKEPPRKSGSFHSSGEKQKQPRWREGAKDSHDPLPSWAELLRPKYRAPQGCSGVDECARQEGLTFFGTELAPVRQQELASLLRTYLARLPWAGQLTKELPLSPAFFGEDGIFRHDRLRFRDFVDALEDSLEEVAVQQTGDDDEVDDFEDFIFSHFFGDKALKKRSGKKDKHSQSPRAAGPTEGHSHSRHHHHHRG, from the exons ATGGCCTCCTGCCCAGACTCTGATAATAGCTGGGTGCTTGCTGGCTCTGAG AGCCTACCTGTGGAGACGCTGGGCCCGGCATCTAGGATGGACCCAGAATCTGAGAGAGCCCTGCAGGCCCCTCACAGCCCCTCCAAGGCAGATGGGGAAGAATTAGCTGGGACCATGGATGGAGAAG GGACACTCTTCCAGACTGAAAGCCCTCAGTCTGGCAGCATTCTAacagaggaggctgaggtcaaG GGCACCCTGGAAGATGATGTTTGTGGTGTGGAGTCTCCTGGTCCCGGAGACACAGTAGTCCAGGGAGACCTGCAGGAGACCACCGTGGTGACAGACCTGGGACCAGACACACAGGACCTGGAAGGCCAGAGCCCTCCACAGAACCTGCCTTCAACCCCCAAAGCAG CTTGGATCAGAGAGGAGGGCCGCTGCTCCAGCAGCGAGGATGACACCGACGTGGACGTGGAGGGGCTGCGGAGACGGCGGGGCCGGGAAGCCGGCCCACCTCAGCCCGTGGCGCCCCTGGCTGTGGAGAACCAGGCTGGGG GTGGCCTCTCAGAATCTGAGACTG GGCCCATGGAGGAAGTGGAGCTGCAGGTCCTCCCGGACACTGGGTCGGATCCCGAGCTGCTGGATGCTGTGGGGGACAGGCAG GATGGGCTAAGGGAACAGCTGCAGTCCTCAGTGCCTCCTGACCATGTCCCCAGCCTGCAGAACATGGGTCTTCTGCTGGACAAGCTGGCCAAGGAGAACCAGGACATCCGGCTACTGCAGGCCCAGCTGCAG GCCCAGAAGGAAGAGCTTCAGAGCCTGATGCACCAGCCCAAAGGGCTAGAGGAGGAGAATGCCCAGCTCCGGGGCGCTCTGCAGCAGGGCGAAGCCTTCCAGcgggctctggagtcagagctGCAGCAGCTGCGGGCCCGGCTCCAGGGGCTGGAGGCCGACTGTGTCCGGGGCACGGATGGAGTGTGCCTCAGTGGGGGTAGAGGCCCACAGGGTGACAAGGCCATCAAGGAGCAAGGCCCCAGGGAGCAGGAGCCAGAACTCAGCTTCCTGAAGCAGAAGGAacagctggaggctgaggcacaggcaTTAAGGCAAGAGTTGGAGAGGCAGCGACAGCTGCTGGGGTCTGTACAGCAGGATCTGGAGAGGGGCTTGAAGGATGCTGGCCATGGGGACCCAGCTCACGCTGGCTTGGCTGAGCTGGGCCACAGATTGGCCCAGAAACTGCAGAGCCTGGAGAACTGGGGCCAGGACCCTGGGGTCTCTGCCAATGCCTCAGAGGCCTGGCACCAGAAGTCCCACTTCCAGAATTCCAGGGAGTGGAGTGGAAAGGAAAAGTGGTGGGATGGGCAGAGGGACCGGAAGGCTGAGCACTGGAACCGTAAGAAGGAAGAATCTGGCCGGGGACGGAAGAAGAATAGGGGAGGTCAGGAGGACAGGGAGCCGGTAGGAAGGTGGAAGGAGGGCAGGCCAAGGGTGGAGGAGTGGGGGAGCAAGAAGGAGGGCAAGCGACAGGGCCTGAAGGAACCCCCAAGGAAAAGTGGTAGCTTCCACTCCTCTGGAGAAAAGCAGAAGCAACCTCGGTGGAGGGAAGGGGCTAAGGACAGCCATGACCCCCTGCCATCCTGGGCAGAGCTGTTGAGGCCCAAGTACCGAGCACCCCAGGGCTGCTCAGGTGTGGATGAGTGTGCCCGGCAGGAGGGCCTGACTTTCTTTGGCACAGAGCTAGCCCCAGTGCGGCAACAGGAGCTGGCCTCTCTACTAAGAACATACCTGGCACGGCTGCCCTGGGCTGGGCAGCTGACCAAGGAGCTACCCCTCTCGCCTGCTTTCTTTGGTGAGGACGGCATCTTCCGTCATGACCGCCTCCGCTTCCGGGATTTTGTGGATGCCCTGGAGGACAGCTTGGAGGAGGTGGCTGTGCAACAGACAGGTGATGATGATGAAGTAGATGACTTTGAGGACTTCATCTTCAGCCACTTCTTTGGAGACAAAGCACTGAAGAAGAG GTCAGGGAAGAAGGACAAGCACTCACAGAGCCCAAGAGCTGCGGGGCCCACGGAGGGACACAGCCAtagccgccaccaccaccaccaccgggGCTGA
- the PBXIP1 gene encoding pre-B-cell leukemia transcription factor-interacting protein 1 isoform X2, with translation MASCPDSDNSWVLAGSESLPVETLGPASRMDPESERALQAPHSPSKADGEELAGTMDGEGTLFQTESPQSGSILTEEAEVKGTLEDDVCGVESPGPGDTVVQGDLQETTVVTDLGPDTQDLEGQSPPQNLPSTPKAAWIREEGRCSSSEDDTDVDVEGLRRRRGREAGPPQPVAPLAVENQAGGEGAGGLSESETGPMEEVELQVLPDTGSDPELLDAVGDRQDGLREQLQSSVPPDHVPSLQNMGLLLDKLAKENQDIRLLQAQLQAQKEELQSLMHQPKGLEEENAQLRGALQQGEAFQRALESELQQLRARLQGLEADCVRGTDGVCLSGGRGPQGDKAIKEQGPREQEPELSFLKQKEQLEAEAQALRQELERQRQLLGSVQQDLERGLKDAGHGDPAHAGLAELGHRLAQKLQSLENWGQDPGVSANASEAWHQKSHFQNSREWSGKEKWWDGQRDRKAEHWNRKKEESGRGRKKNRGGQEDREPVGRWKEGRPRVEEWGSKKEGKRQGLKEPPRKSGSFHSSGEKQKQPRWREGAKDSHDPLPSWAELLRPKYRAPQGCSGVDECARQEGLTFFGTELAPVRQQELASLLRTYLARLPWAGQLTKELPLSPAFFGEDGIFRHDRLRFRDFVDALEDSLEEVAVQQTGDDDEVDDFEDFIFSHFFGDKALKKRSGKKDKHSQSPRAAGPTEGHSHSRHHHHHRG, from the exons ATGGCCTCCTGCCCAGACTCTGATAATAGCTGGGTGCTTGCTGGCTCTGAG AGCCTACCTGTGGAGACGCTGGGCCCGGCATCTAGGATGGACCCAGAATCTGAGAGAGCCCTGCAGGCCCCTCACAGCCCCTCCAAGGCAGATGGGGAAGAATTAGCTGGGACCATGGATGGAGAAG GGACACTCTTCCAGACTGAAAGCCCTCAGTCTGGCAGCATTCTAacagaggaggctgaggtcaaG GGCACCCTGGAAGATGATGTTTGTGGTGTGGAGTCTCCTGGTCCCGGAGACACAGTAGTCCAGGGAGACCTGCAGGAGACCACCGTGGTGACAGACCTGGGACCAGACACACAGGACCTGGAAGGCCAGAGCCCTCCACAGAACCTGCCTTCAACCCCCAAAGCAG CTTGGATCAGAGAGGAGGGCCGCTGCTCCAGCAGCGAGGATGACACCGACGTGGACGTGGAGGGGCTGCGGAGACGGCGGGGCCGGGAAGCCGGCCCACCTCAGCCCGTGGCGCCCCTGGCTGTGGAGAACCAGGCTGGGGGTGAGGGTGCAG GTGGCCTCTCAGAATCTGAGACTG GGCCCATGGAGGAAGTGGAGCTGCAGGTCCTCCCGGACACTGGGTCGGATCCCGAGCTGCTGGATGCTGTGGGGGACAGGCAG GATGGGCTAAGGGAACAGCTGCAGTCCTCAGTGCCTCCTGACCATGTCCCCAGCCTGCAGAACATGGGTCTTCTGCTGGACAAGCTGGCCAAGGAGAACCAGGACATCCGGCTACTGCAGGCCCAGCTGCAG GCCCAGAAGGAAGAGCTTCAGAGCCTGATGCACCAGCCCAAAGGGCTAGAGGAGGAGAATGCCCAGCTCCGGGGCGCTCTGCAGCAGGGCGAAGCCTTCCAGcgggctctggagtcagagctGCAGCAGCTGCGGGCCCGGCTCCAGGGGCTGGAGGCCGACTGTGTCCGGGGCACGGATGGAGTGTGCCTCAGTGGGGGTAGAGGCCCACAGGGTGACAAGGCCATCAAGGAGCAAGGCCCCAGGGAGCAGGAGCCAGAACTCAGCTTCCTGAAGCAGAAGGAacagctggaggctgaggcacaggcaTTAAGGCAAGAGTTGGAGAGGCAGCGACAGCTGCTGGGGTCTGTACAGCAGGATCTGGAGAGGGGCTTGAAGGATGCTGGCCATGGGGACCCAGCTCACGCTGGCTTGGCTGAGCTGGGCCACAGATTGGCCCAGAAACTGCAGAGCCTGGAGAACTGGGGCCAGGACCCTGGGGTCTCTGCCAATGCCTCAGAGGCCTGGCACCAGAAGTCCCACTTCCAGAATTCCAGGGAGTGGAGTGGAAAGGAAAAGTGGTGGGATGGGCAGAGGGACCGGAAGGCTGAGCACTGGAACCGTAAGAAGGAAGAATCTGGCCGGGGACGGAAGAAGAATAGGGGAGGTCAGGAGGACAGGGAGCCGGTAGGAAGGTGGAAGGAGGGCAGGCCAAGGGTGGAGGAGTGGGGGAGCAAGAAGGAGGGCAAGCGACAGGGCCTGAAGGAACCCCCAAGGAAAAGTGGTAGCTTCCACTCCTCTGGAGAAAAGCAGAAGCAACCTCGGTGGAGGGAAGGGGCTAAGGACAGCCATGACCCCCTGCCATCCTGGGCAGAGCTGTTGAGGCCCAAGTACCGAGCACCCCAGGGCTGCTCAGGTGTGGATGAGTGTGCCCGGCAGGAGGGCCTGACTTTCTTTGGCACAGAGCTAGCCCCAGTGCGGCAACAGGAGCTGGCCTCTCTACTAAGAACATACCTGGCACGGCTGCCCTGGGCTGGGCAGCTGACCAAGGAGCTACCCCTCTCGCCTGCTTTCTTTGGTGAGGACGGCATCTTCCGTCATGACCGCCTCCGCTTCCGGGATTTTGTGGATGCCCTGGAGGACAGCTTGGAGGAGGTGGCTGTGCAACAGACAGGTGATGATGATGAAGTAGATGACTTTGAGGACTTCATCTTCAGCCACTTCTTTGGAGACAAAGCACTGAAGAAGAG GTCAGGGAAGAAGGACAAGCACTCACAGAGCCCAAGAGCTGCGGGGCCCACGGAGGGACACAGCCAtagccgccaccaccaccaccaccgggGCTGA
- the PBXIP1 gene encoding pre-B-cell leukemia transcription factor-interacting protein 1 isoform X1, which translates to MASCPDSDNSWVLAGSESLPVETLGPASRMDPESERALQAPHSPSKADGEELAGTMDGEGTLFQTESPQSGSILTEEAEVKGTLEDDVCGVESPGPGDTVVQGDLQETTVVTDLGPDTQDLEGQSPPQNLPSTPKAAWIREEGRCSSSEDDTDVDVEGLRRRRGREAGPPQPVAPLAVENQAGGEGAGGELGISLNMCLLGALVLLGLGVLLFSGGLSESETGPMEEVELQVLPDTGSDPELLDAVGDRQDGLREQLQSSVPPDHVPSLQNMGLLLDKLAKENQDIRLLQAQLQAQKEELQSLMHQPKGLEEENAQLRGALQQGEAFQRALESELQQLRARLQGLEADCVRGTDGVCLSGGRGPQGDKAIKEQGPREQEPELSFLKQKEQLEAEAQALRQELERQRQLLGSVQQDLERGLKDAGHGDPAHAGLAELGHRLAQKLQSLENWGQDPGVSANASEAWHQKSHFQNSREWSGKEKWWDGQRDRKAEHWNRKKEESGRGRKKNRGGQEDREPVGRWKEGRPRVEEWGSKKEGKRQGLKEPPRKSGSFHSSGEKQKQPRWREGAKDSHDPLPSWAELLRPKYRAPQGCSGVDECARQEGLTFFGTELAPVRQQELASLLRTYLARLPWAGQLTKELPLSPAFFGEDGIFRHDRLRFRDFVDALEDSLEEVAVQQTGDDDEVDDFEDFIFSHFFGDKALKKRSGKKDKHSQSPRAAGPTEGHSHSRHHHHHRG; encoded by the exons ATGGCCTCCTGCCCAGACTCTGATAATAGCTGGGTGCTTGCTGGCTCTGAG AGCCTACCTGTGGAGACGCTGGGCCCGGCATCTAGGATGGACCCAGAATCTGAGAGAGCCCTGCAGGCCCCTCACAGCCCCTCCAAGGCAGATGGGGAAGAATTAGCTGGGACCATGGATGGAGAAG GGACACTCTTCCAGACTGAAAGCCCTCAGTCTGGCAGCATTCTAacagaggaggctgaggtcaaG GGCACCCTGGAAGATGATGTTTGTGGTGTGGAGTCTCCTGGTCCCGGAGACACAGTAGTCCAGGGAGACCTGCAGGAGACCACCGTGGTGACAGACCTGGGACCAGACACACAGGACCTGGAAGGCCAGAGCCCTCCACAGAACCTGCCTTCAACCCCCAAAGCAG CTTGGATCAGAGAGGAGGGCCGCTGCTCCAGCAGCGAGGATGACACCGACGTGGACGTGGAGGGGCTGCGGAGACGGCGGGGCCGGGAAGCCGGCCCACCTCAGCCCGTGGCGCCCCTGGCTGTGGAGAACCAGGCTGGGGGTGAGGGTGCAGGCGGGGAGCTGGGCATCTCCCTCAACATGTGCCTCCTCGGGGCCCTGGTTCTGCTGGGCCTGGGGGTCCTCCTCTTCTCGG GTGGCCTCTCAGAATCTGAGACTG GGCCCATGGAGGAAGTGGAGCTGCAGGTCCTCCCGGACACTGGGTCGGATCCCGAGCTGCTGGATGCTGTGGGGGACAGGCAG GATGGGCTAAGGGAACAGCTGCAGTCCTCAGTGCCTCCTGACCATGTCCCCAGCCTGCAGAACATGGGTCTTCTGCTGGACAAGCTGGCCAAGGAGAACCAGGACATCCGGCTACTGCAGGCCCAGCTGCAG GCCCAGAAGGAAGAGCTTCAGAGCCTGATGCACCAGCCCAAAGGGCTAGAGGAGGAGAATGCCCAGCTCCGGGGCGCTCTGCAGCAGGGCGAAGCCTTCCAGcgggctctggagtcagagctGCAGCAGCTGCGGGCCCGGCTCCAGGGGCTGGAGGCCGACTGTGTCCGGGGCACGGATGGAGTGTGCCTCAGTGGGGGTAGAGGCCCACAGGGTGACAAGGCCATCAAGGAGCAAGGCCCCAGGGAGCAGGAGCCAGAACTCAGCTTCCTGAAGCAGAAGGAacagctggaggctgaggcacaggcaTTAAGGCAAGAGTTGGAGAGGCAGCGACAGCTGCTGGGGTCTGTACAGCAGGATCTGGAGAGGGGCTTGAAGGATGCTGGCCATGGGGACCCAGCTCACGCTGGCTTGGCTGAGCTGGGCCACAGATTGGCCCAGAAACTGCAGAGCCTGGAGAACTGGGGCCAGGACCCTGGGGTCTCTGCCAATGCCTCAGAGGCCTGGCACCAGAAGTCCCACTTCCAGAATTCCAGGGAGTGGAGTGGAAAGGAAAAGTGGTGGGATGGGCAGAGGGACCGGAAGGCTGAGCACTGGAACCGTAAGAAGGAAGAATCTGGCCGGGGACGGAAGAAGAATAGGGGAGGTCAGGAGGACAGGGAGCCGGTAGGAAGGTGGAAGGAGGGCAGGCCAAGGGTGGAGGAGTGGGGGAGCAAGAAGGAGGGCAAGCGACAGGGCCTGAAGGAACCCCCAAGGAAAAGTGGTAGCTTCCACTCCTCTGGAGAAAAGCAGAAGCAACCTCGGTGGAGGGAAGGGGCTAAGGACAGCCATGACCCCCTGCCATCCTGGGCAGAGCTGTTGAGGCCCAAGTACCGAGCACCCCAGGGCTGCTCAGGTGTGGATGAGTGTGCCCGGCAGGAGGGCCTGACTTTCTTTGGCACAGAGCTAGCCCCAGTGCGGCAACAGGAGCTGGCCTCTCTACTAAGAACATACCTGGCACGGCTGCCCTGGGCTGGGCAGCTGACCAAGGAGCTACCCCTCTCGCCTGCTTTCTTTGGTGAGGACGGCATCTTCCGTCATGACCGCCTCCGCTTCCGGGATTTTGTGGATGCCCTGGAGGACAGCTTGGAGGAGGTGGCTGTGCAACAGACAGGTGATGATGATGAAGTAGATGACTTTGAGGACTTCATCTTCAGCCACTTCTTTGGAGACAAAGCACTGAAGAAGAG GTCAGGGAAGAAGGACAAGCACTCACAGAGCCCAAGAGCTGCGGGGCCCACGGAGGGACACAGCCAtagccgccaccaccaccaccaccgggGCTGA
- the PBXIP1 gene encoding pre-B-cell leukemia transcription factor-interacting protein 1 isoform X3, translating into MDPESERALQAPHSPSKADGEELAGTMDGEGTLFQTESPQSGSILTEEAEVKGTLEDDVCGVESPGPGDTVVQGDLQETTVVTDLGPDTQDLEGQSPPQNLPSTPKAAWIREEGRCSSSEDDTDVDVEGLRRRRGREAGPPQPVAPLAVENQAGGEGAGGELGISLNMCLLGALVLLGLGVLLFSGGLSESETGPMEEVELQVLPDTGSDPELLDAVGDRQDGLREQLQSSVPPDHVPSLQNMGLLLDKLAKENQDIRLLQAQLQAQKEELQSLMHQPKGLEEENAQLRGALQQGEAFQRALESELQQLRARLQGLEADCVRGTDGVCLSGGRGPQGDKAIKEQGPREQEPELSFLKQKEQLEAEAQALRQELERQRQLLGSVQQDLERGLKDAGHGDPAHAGLAELGHRLAQKLQSLENWGQDPGVSANASEAWHQKSHFQNSREWSGKEKWWDGQRDRKAEHWNRKKEESGRGRKKNRGGQEDREPVGRWKEGRPRVEEWGSKKEGKRQGLKEPPRKSGSFHSSGEKQKQPRWREGAKDSHDPLPSWAELLRPKYRAPQGCSGVDECARQEGLTFFGTELAPVRQQELASLLRTYLARLPWAGQLTKELPLSPAFFGEDGIFRHDRLRFRDFVDALEDSLEEVAVQQTGDDDEVDDFEDFIFSHFFGDKALKKRSGKKDKHSQSPRAAGPTEGHSHSRHHHHHRG; encoded by the exons ATGGACCCAGAATCTGAGAGAGCCCTGCAGGCCCCTCACAGCCCCTCCAAGGCAGATGGGGAAGAATTAGCTGGGACCATGGATGGAGAAG GGACACTCTTCCAGACTGAAAGCCCTCAGTCTGGCAGCATTCTAacagaggaggctgaggtcaaG GGCACCCTGGAAGATGATGTTTGTGGTGTGGAGTCTCCTGGTCCCGGAGACACAGTAGTCCAGGGAGACCTGCAGGAGACCACCGTGGTGACAGACCTGGGACCAGACACACAGGACCTGGAAGGCCAGAGCCCTCCACAGAACCTGCCTTCAACCCCCAAAGCAG CTTGGATCAGAGAGGAGGGCCGCTGCTCCAGCAGCGAGGATGACACCGACGTGGACGTGGAGGGGCTGCGGAGACGGCGGGGCCGGGAAGCCGGCCCACCTCAGCCCGTGGCGCCCCTGGCTGTGGAGAACCAGGCTGGGGGTGAGGGTGCAGGCGGGGAGCTGGGCATCTCCCTCAACATGTGCCTCCTCGGGGCCCTGGTTCTGCTGGGCCTGGGGGTCCTCCTCTTCTCGG GTGGCCTCTCAGAATCTGAGACTG GGCCCATGGAGGAAGTGGAGCTGCAGGTCCTCCCGGACACTGGGTCGGATCCCGAGCTGCTGGATGCTGTGGGGGACAGGCAG GATGGGCTAAGGGAACAGCTGCAGTCCTCAGTGCCTCCTGACCATGTCCCCAGCCTGCAGAACATGGGTCTTCTGCTGGACAAGCTGGCCAAGGAGAACCAGGACATCCGGCTACTGCAGGCCCAGCTGCAG GCCCAGAAGGAAGAGCTTCAGAGCCTGATGCACCAGCCCAAAGGGCTAGAGGAGGAGAATGCCCAGCTCCGGGGCGCTCTGCAGCAGGGCGAAGCCTTCCAGcgggctctggagtcagagctGCAGCAGCTGCGGGCCCGGCTCCAGGGGCTGGAGGCCGACTGTGTCCGGGGCACGGATGGAGTGTGCCTCAGTGGGGGTAGAGGCCCACAGGGTGACAAGGCCATCAAGGAGCAAGGCCCCAGGGAGCAGGAGCCAGAACTCAGCTTCCTGAAGCAGAAGGAacagctggaggctgaggcacaggcaTTAAGGCAAGAGTTGGAGAGGCAGCGACAGCTGCTGGGGTCTGTACAGCAGGATCTGGAGAGGGGCTTGAAGGATGCTGGCCATGGGGACCCAGCTCACGCTGGCTTGGCTGAGCTGGGCCACAGATTGGCCCAGAAACTGCAGAGCCTGGAGAACTGGGGCCAGGACCCTGGGGTCTCTGCCAATGCCTCAGAGGCCTGGCACCAGAAGTCCCACTTCCAGAATTCCAGGGAGTGGAGTGGAAAGGAAAAGTGGTGGGATGGGCAGAGGGACCGGAAGGCTGAGCACTGGAACCGTAAGAAGGAAGAATCTGGCCGGGGACGGAAGAAGAATAGGGGAGGTCAGGAGGACAGGGAGCCGGTAGGAAGGTGGAAGGAGGGCAGGCCAAGGGTGGAGGAGTGGGGGAGCAAGAAGGAGGGCAAGCGACAGGGCCTGAAGGAACCCCCAAGGAAAAGTGGTAGCTTCCACTCCTCTGGAGAAAAGCAGAAGCAACCTCGGTGGAGGGAAGGGGCTAAGGACAGCCATGACCCCCTGCCATCCTGGGCAGAGCTGTTGAGGCCCAAGTACCGAGCACCCCAGGGCTGCTCAGGTGTGGATGAGTGTGCCCGGCAGGAGGGCCTGACTTTCTTTGGCACAGAGCTAGCCCCAGTGCGGCAACAGGAGCTGGCCTCTCTACTAAGAACATACCTGGCACGGCTGCCCTGGGCTGGGCAGCTGACCAAGGAGCTACCCCTCTCGCCTGCTTTCTTTGGTGAGGACGGCATCTTCCGTCATGACCGCCTCCGCTTCCGGGATTTTGTGGATGCCCTGGAGGACAGCTTGGAGGAGGTGGCTGTGCAACAGACAGGTGATGATGATGAAGTAGATGACTTTGAGGACTTCATCTTCAGCCACTTCTTTGGAGACAAAGCACTGAAGAAGAG GTCAGGGAAGAAGGACAAGCACTCACAGAGCCCAAGAGCTGCGGGGCCCACGGAGGGACACAGCCAtagccgccaccaccaccaccaccgggGCTGA
- the PYGO2 gene encoding pygopus homolog 2 has product MAASAPPPPDKLEGGGGPAPPPAPPSTGRKQGKAGLQMKSPEKKRRKSNTQGPAYSHLTEFAPPPTPMVDHLVASNPFEDDFGAPKVGGAPPFLGSPVPFGGFRVQGGMAGQVPPGYGTGVGGGPQPLRRQPPPFPPNPMGPAFNMPPQGPGYPPPGNMNFPSQPFNQPLGQNFSPPSGQMMPGPVGGFGPMISPTMGQPPRAELGPPSLSQRFAQPGAPFGPSPLQRPGQGLPSLTPNTSPFPGPDPGFPGPGGEDGGKPLNPPAPTAFPQEPHSGSPAAAVNGNQPSFPPNSSGRGGGTPDANSLAPPGKAGGGSGPQPPPGLVYPCGACRSEVNDDQDAILCEASCQKWFHRECTGMTESAYGLLTTEASAVWACDLCLKTKEIQSVYIREGMGQLVAANDG; this is encoded by the exons ATGGCCGCCTCGGCGCCGCCCCCACCGGACAAGCTGGAGGGAGGTGGCGGCCCCGCACCGCCCCCTGCGCCGCCCAGCACCGGGAGGAAGCAGGGCAAGGCCG GTCTGCAAATGAAGAGCCCAGAAAAGAAGCGAAGGAAGTCAAATACTCAG GGCCCTGCATACTCACATCTGACGGAGTTTGCACCACCCCCGACTCCCATGGTGGATCACCTGGTTGCATCCAACCCTTTTGAAGATGACTTCGGAGCCCCCAAGGTGGGGGGTGCCCCTCCATTCCTTGGCAGTCCTGTGCCCTTTGGAGGCTTCCGCGTGCAGGGGGGCATGGCGGGCCAGGTACCCCCAGGCTATGGCACTGGAGTTGGAGGGGGCCCCCAGCCACTTCGTCGACAGCCGCCCCCCTTCCCTCCCAATCCTATGGGCCCTGCTTTCAACATGCCCCCCCAGGGCCCTGGCTACCCACCCCCAGGCAACATGAATTTTCCCAGCCAACCCTTCAACCAGCCTCTAGGTCAAAACTTTAGTCCTCCCAGCGGGCAGATGATGCCGGGCCCAGTTGGGGGATTTGGTCCCATGATCTCACCCACCATGGGACAGCCTCCCAGAGCAGAATTGGGCCCACCTTCTCTGTCCCAACGATTTGCTCAGCCAGGGGCTCCTTTTGGCCCTTCTCCTCTTCAGAGACCTGGTCAGGGGCTTCCCAGCCTGACGCCTAACACAAGTCCCTTTCCTGGTCCGGACCCTGGCTTTCCTGGCCCTGGTGGTGAGGATGGGGGGAAGCCCTTGAATCCACCTGCTCCTACTGCTTTTCCCCAGGAACCCCACTCAGGCTCCCCAGCTGCTGCTGTTAATGGGAACCAGCCCAGTTTCCCCCCAAACAGTAGTGGGCGGGGTGGGGGCACTCCAGATGCCAACAGCTTGGCACCCCCTGGCAAGGCAGGTGGGGGCTCTGGGCCCCAGCCTCCCCCAGGCTTGGTGTACCCTTGTGGTGCCTGTCGGAGTGAGGTGAATGATGACCAGGATGCCATTCTGTGTGAGGCCTCCTGCCAGAAGTGGTTCCACCGTGAGTGCACAGGCATGACTGAGAGCGCCTATGGGCTACTGACCACTGAAGCTTCAGCCGTCTGGGCCTGCGATCTCTGCCTCAAGACCAAGGAGATCCAGTCTGTCTACATCCGCGAGGGCATGGGGCAGCTGGTGGCTGCTAACGATGGGTGA
- the LOC111543734 gene encoding LOW QUALITY PROTEIN: uncharacterized protein LOC111543734 (The sequence of the model RefSeq protein was modified relative to this genomic sequence to represent the inferred CDS: inserted 2 bases in 1 codon; deleted 2 bases in 1 codon) translates to MEAPSGCTIAQKGSQGQHRPPSCSNLKVRRQQSAQPRRELRALSRLAASQRRQQPEPELGAATTTKSGGEGEQGPDETRRQKTGGRRGARLTTAPREWRGSFPLAAAHTSSPRDGGARPCCRTVPSREVEPPRRGAREPRARPGGPGSPGAGVAAPGSPGSCLDAPGASPRPGHNILTGTVARHAPLCRAETPQTPSFPRRPRPPASPXCAKGPRRTQ, encoded by the exons ATGGAGGCGCCCTCGGGCTGCACCATCGCCCAGAAGGGGAGTCAGGGGCAGCACAGGCCCCCAAGCTGCAGCAACCTCAAAGTGCGACGACAGCAAAGCGCCCAGCCACGGCGCGAACTGCGCGCTCTCTCCAGACTCGCCGCCAGCCAGCGGCGGCAGCAACCGGAACCGGAACTCGGCGCGGCCACCACCACTAAGTCCGGCGGGGAGGGGGAGCAAGGACCGGACGAGACTCGACGCCAGAAAACAGGCGGCAGGCGAGGGGCGAGGCTTACCACGGCACCACGCGAGTGGAGAGGGTCGTTTCCGCTAGCGGCGGCCCACACCAGCTCACCGAGGGACGGCGGAGCGCGGCCTTGCTGTCGGACCGTAccatcccgggaggtggagccacCGCGGAGGGGCGCGCGCGAGCCGAGGGCGCGCCCGGGAGGTCCAGGTAGCCCGGGGGCCGGCGTGGCGGCGCCGGGGAGTCCCGGCTCCTGCCTGGACGCACCCGGAGCCAGCCCCCGC CCCGGACACAACATCCTCACGGGGACGGTGGCGCGACACGCCCCACTCTGCCGCGCCGAAACTCCGCAGACCCCCAGCTTCCCTCGGCGGCCGCGACCTCCCGCCTCACC CTGTGCCAAGGGCCCGCGGCGTACACAATAG